From a single bacterium genomic region:
- a CDS encoding GNAT family N-acetyltransferase: protein MTIHTAKTPDQFRHVYPVIRELRPHLTEQRFIEQVERQAREHGYILIYIEESGRAVAAAGYRPTEMLHWSKVLYIDDLVTAESARGRGYADHLFKYIEQQARERGLAAVHLDSGTHSGRWDAHRFYLKHGMNITSYHFVKDLKSK, encoded by the coding sequence ATGACCATCCATACCGCGAAAACTCCCGACCAATTTCGCCACGTCTATCCAGTTATCAGGGAACTTCGCCCCCATCTCACGGAGCAGCGGTTCATCGAGCAGGTCGAACGGCAAGCGCGCGAGCACGGCTACATCCTTATATATATAGAGGAGAGCGGCCGTGCCGTGGCGGCGGCAGGCTACCGTCCTACCGAGATGTTACATTGGTCAAAAGTTTTGTATATTGATGACTTGGTCACGGCGGAATCGGCGCGGGGGCGTGGTTATGCTGACCATTTGTTCAAATATATCGAGCAGCAAGCCCGCGAACGAGGCTTGGCGGCAGTTCATCTCGATAGCGGAACCCATTCGGGCCGTTGGGATGCCCACCGGTTCTACTTGAAACACGGGATGAACATTACCAGTTACCACTTTGTCAAAGATCTTAAATCAAAATAG